ctTATATGttttgacatatattattcaaatttatatctaatatattatttttatattttgaaattttaaaatatataataaatttcaaattattataagTGGGTTATCCAAGTCATAACCACATCCATAAAAATCTGAACCAAAcccaaattaaaatttataaatatttaaagtggactaaaatatttaaccatGAAATCTCAAAATCTGAATAGATCTAAAATGAACCTGAATAGTATCCAAACGCCCACCcctatataattattaaaaaaataaaaatatttctcgGTTCATTCTATTAATTAACAATATCAAAATTTGTAACATTTACAATGAGCAtactaattatttataaagttattaGCCATACccaaattattgaaaataatccTAAAAACGGAATCGAACCAGAATTGACCTCAATATTTTGTCGGCTTCCTAACATTTTTATccgaaaaaaccaaaaaccaaaataacaaaaccaAACTCATAAATAACCAAATGGTTCTTCTGGCTCTTGAACCGAGaaattgaaaacaaaaccaaattagaataaaaccaaaaaaatggaACTAAACCGATATACAAATGATTTTGTCTAAACATATAAGTAAACAAAGAGACGGGTTAACAAATTATCAACAAAAAATAGTttcgcgctttcaaagcgcgggtcaaaatctagtacaattattaaaattttttactaatcatttaaaaaagatattctgcataaatataattacaaaaaaaacacaaatatgataaaaacataaatattttttcttttaaatgtaTATACAGTTTACATTCCTTTTCAACCACCAAAAAGTTAGTTATTATTTGTATTCTAGAATATATAgacataaaaatattgttatccaAGACAGAGATTTAGGAAGGGAAGAGTTGTTTATAAGTTTAAAAAAGACTTGAACCTTTAAGAGGCACATTGCAAAAAGCAAATTCGAGGACTACCTTTTTTATATTCTTCTTCTGATGCGAGTGAGTGAGAAGAACAAAAGGGTTTGAAATTCTTATTAACCACTCAAATCAAGTAAAAAGTAAATTCCTTTTTTCGAATTCTTCTGCTTTTTCTCATGTCTGATTGTTATCTCAACTGGAATCTATTCTTTTCCAATTACTTATACTTTTGTCTCTTTCCTCATCTGATCAACGCTTAATCTATAGTCTTTGgatataatatattatctatgtATGGTGGTGGTTATATAACTCTTCCTTGGAAACccttttactctgtttttgttttcagaaaTCAAAATCTGTTTTCTGCTTTCCAATCTGGGCACATAAAGTTTGCaccttggaaaaaaaaaaggacaaaaGAGGTCTTGTCTAATTGGTTGATGTGATTGGGTGTTTTCAAAGACCCAACATATGTTTTGATGAGGGTTTTGCTGTGTAAGATCCAGTGCCCTTCTTTCCTCTGCTTCTGTAAGCCTTCTCCTCACATCTACACGGCATCAGGCTCGCTTAAATTGGAGGAGAACACGCCTCCTCAAGTGTCTACTACCACGGTTGTTGTTGATGacaacgatgatgatgatgatgatcattaTGTTGATGCACATGCCGCAGAATGTGTTGATCATGCTACAGAGGACAAGGAAGAAGCTTGTGCTGTAGAggagaaacaagaaaaagaagagcAAGGTGAGATCTTGAAAAGCAGTCTCAAGAAGGCGGCTTTGGATTCACCAAGggagaagcagaagaagaagaaggtacaGTGGGTGGATTTGATGGGGAAAGAACTTGCTGAGATCCGTGAGTTCGAGTCTAGGTTAGTCTTTGATATGAAAGATTGAATCTTTTAATCAGTTTCACTATGTTTGGCTTGAGAGTTAGTTAGATTGGCATTTGTCTGATTCCTCATTTTATTTGCAGTAAAGAAGATGATATAAGATATGATGGCGACCAAAGCTGTGTTTGCGTTATTCTGTGATCAAGATAAGGCAATGGCGAGAGGTGAAGAAGCTTGCTGGAGATGGATCCATGTTGGTTTTGTGACCTTGGCTATAGAGTCCATATACATCAAGGTAGTACATATAGTAGAATCTACATTTGCTCGCCTGAGGTTATATGATGTTTCTATATATAACATGGCAGCATTTTGTTATGATTTTAGGATTGTGAAAAGAATTGATTTCTATTACAATTGTTTCTTTGACCAGTTAGTGAATTGGTTTGTTATTGTTAGTCAGACTCAAACAGCTTTAAATGTTAAATTGGTTATATGCGTTATCCCAAGTTCCTCAGCATTATATAGCATATGGTTGTCTTGATCATGTAATGTATAAATTTAGACCATATTCAACTACAACTGGTTTACTTTTATAATCAACATAGAGCAGCCCTTTTCACTGGAAGAGATATACCTATTAAGGGAGCCATAAACCATCTCCTTCCTAAGGCAGAGCCTTCCTTTAGGCCACAATACTGTGTTTGAGAAAGATCCAAGCTTTGTTGACTCTCTAGATCTCTCTAATACGAAATATGTTTCAAGTTAAGTTAGTGCATATTGGTTGATTAGTATGAATTTGCGTCAGATATGATGAGCTAACACCCAACATATGATGAACACATCACTCTCTGGTTCATCCACCTCTCCTCTTTAAGAGCGAACCAGGTTGGTCTATCTCAGTATCCATAACCTGAAACAAGAGATGCAGTGATGAAGAAACATTGAGTTTTGATGTTACTGTCCAAATCAACCAAGGAAGGAAGACGTGGCAGTGTAAAAGTCTATGCCATGTCAGATAAAAGGCCCAAATTTGAATCTATTGTTCCGTTTGTTGCGACATTAGAAGAAGACCACTAATAGGCCATAACTTAATAAAACAGGCCCAATTCGGATAGCCTGTAAAATCATCAGAGTTGGCCCATTAACTTTGAGTTAAAAGGTGAATGTCTTATTTCTTTGTTCACGGTAACTTCCTctaaaaagattatttttacATCTAAGGTTTTGACTGGAGGACTGACACATGAAAGTCCCAataatatactccctctgtatcaCATTAAATGgtgtttaaaaaattttattttgttccaaAATAATTGATGTTCTCACTATTCTATGT
The Raphanus sativus cultivar WK10039 unplaced genomic scaffold, ASM80110v3 Scaffold0385, whole genome shotgun sequence genome window above contains:
- the LOC108837491 gene encoding uncharacterized protein LOC108837491, which codes for MRVLLCKIQCPSFLCFCKPSPHIYTASGSLKLEENTPPQVSTTTVVVDDNDDDDDDHYVDAHAAECVDHATEDKEEACAVEEKQEKEEQGEILKSSLKKAALDSPREKQKKKKVQWVDLMGKELAEIREFESSKEDDIRYDGDQSCVCVIL